From Nomascus leucogenys isolate Asia chromosome 15, Asia_NLE_v1, whole genome shotgun sequence, a single genomic window includes:
- the CAVIN3 gene encoding caveolae-associated protein 3 — MRESALVPGPVPEAPAGGPVHAVTVVTLLEKLASMLETLRERQGGLARRQGGLAGSVRRIQSGLGALSRSHDTTSNTLAQLLAKAERVSSHANAAQERAVRRAAQVQRLEANHGLLVARGKLHVLLFKEEGEVPASAFQKAPEPLGPADQSELGPEQLEAEAGESSDEEPVESRAQRLRRTGLQKVQSLRRALSGRKGPAAPPPTPVKPPRLGPGRSAEAQPEAQPALEPTLEPEPPQDTEEDPGRPGAAEEALLQMESAA; from the exons ATGAGGGAGAGTGCGTTGGTGCCGGGGCCTGTGCCCGAGGCGCCGGCGGGGGGTCCCGTGCACGCCGTGACGGTGGTGACCCTGCTGGAGAAGCTGGCCTCCATGCTGGAGACGCTGCGGGAGCGGCAGGGAGGCCTGGCTCGAAGGCAGGGAGGCCTGGCAGGGTCCGTGCGCCGCATCCAGAGCGGCCTGGGCGCTCTGAGTCGCAGCCACGACACCACCAGCAACACCTTGGCGCAGCTGCTGGCCAAGGCGGAGCGCGTGAGCTCGCACGCCAACGCCGCCCAAGAGCGCGCGGTGCGCCGCGCAGCCCAGGTGCAGCGGCTGGAGGCCAACCACGGGCTGCTGGTGGCGCGCGGGAAGCTCCACGTTCTGCTCTTCAAG GAGGAGGGTGAAGTCCCAGCCAGCGCTTTCCAGAAGGCACCAGAGCCCTTGGGCCCGGCGGACCAGTCCGAGCTGGGCCCAGAGCAGCTGGAGGCCGAAGCTGGAGAGAGCTCGGACGAGGAGCCTGTGGAGTCCAGGGCCCAGCGGCTGCGGCGCACCGGATTGCAGAAGGTACAGAGCCTCCGAAGGGCCCTTTCGGGCCGGAAAGGCCCTGCAGCGCCACCGCCCACCCCGGTCAAGCCGCCTCGCCTTGGGCCTGGCCGGAGCGCTGAAGCCCAGCCCGAAGCCCAGCCTGCGCTGGAGCCCACGCTGGAGCCAGAGCCTCCGCAGGACACCGAGGAAGATCCCGGGAGACCTGGGGCTGCCGAAGAAGCTCTGCTCCAAATGGAGAGTGCAGCCTGA